GCCGAGACCGCGCCCGAGCCGGTCGCCGCGTAACCGGCGATGCGCGGGTCGTCGCGACCGATATCCGCCGCACGCGGAAAGATGCCGAGATTTGCGGCTGCGGCTTGCTGGGCCTTGGTCAGGCGCGGCATATAGGCGAGATAGGGCGTGATCCGCCCCGCAAGATCGCGCGGCATCACCGCTTCGGTTATCGCCGCCGCGCGCTCCTGCTGACCGAGGATCGCCAACCCGAAGGCGCGAGCGCGAAACGCAGCGAATTCGCGCTTGTCGATCAGCGGTCGCAAGGTCTCTTCGAAGGCGCGCTGTTCTCCGACGATGGCCTGGCTCAACGCCATTCTGCGGATCGCGAGGCTGTCGTCCGGATTCTCCCGCAGCGCCTGGCGATAGGATGCCTGCGCGCGCACTGCGTCGCCGACGAGGTCGTAGGCCAGCCCGCGATCCGCCAACACGTCGCGCGGCGATGCCCCCGCCGCTTCGGCCTCGGCAAACAGCCGCAGCGCCTCGATCGGACGTCCCGAGCGCAGATATACCGCAGCCATGCCCATCTTCACGCGCGGGTTTTCCGCCGACAATTCCTCGGCCCGGCCGAAGAATCCGAGCGCAGCGTCGAGATCCTCGAGCTTCAGCGAAGCGTTGCCCGCTTCGATCAGCGCGTCGAGATCGCGCGGGCTGCGTGCCAGTTGCCGCAGCGCGCGGTTGAGCCGTTCGACATCGGGAGAGGGGAGCGGCTGGACGACCGCTCGCGAAGTGGATTCCTGAGCCCCCGCCGGCGCACCGGACAGAGCGAACCCCGCCATGCCGCAAAGGGCCAGCGCAAGGGTCGAAATTCGCATCGTCAAGCGCATAATCACGCCGTGGGGCTAATCCAATCGAACGGAGACGCTAGCCGGAATGGCCTGAATGCGAGGCGAACGGAGCGGTGCTTCGGTCGAACCGAAGCCCGGCACCGAGGCATCGCGCCGACCGTGCGGAATCCTACTGGTTGTTCTGCCGTCCGAGGAAACGCGGGATCGACAGCGCCGGAGCGTCGTCATCGCCATCATCGTCGTCCTCGTCTTCGTCGGAGGACGACCCACGCGACAGGTTGGCCATCCGCTCGAACAACGTCGTGCCGGGATTCGAACCGCCAGCCGAGCCGCTGCCCGGAGCCGATCCGGCGTCGTCACCGCCCAGCACCGGACGCTTGCGCGGTGCCTCGCCACGCGGTTCGACCGGCTTGTCGTCGGCCGCGAGCCGATCGGCATCGGCGAGCAGATCGTCGTCGGCATCGCCTTGCATTTCAGGCTCGTCCGCTTCGGCATCTTCGAATTCGGCATAATCGCCGCCGAGCTCGAGCGTATCTTCGTCCGCACCGAATCCGTCATCGGTCGGGTCCCCGAACCGGCTGTCTCCGGCGGGTTCGGGCAGCGTTTCGTCGGTGTCCTCGAGGTCATCCTCGTCCGCACCGCGCAATCCGGCAAGCGGATCGACGATGCCGTCGACGTCATCGTCTTCCTCGCCCATGTCGTCGCCCGCCTGCATGCCCGACAGGTCGAACGGCTCGGCCTCGTTGGCCGGTTCGGGCATCGGGTCGGGCGTTTCAGCCACCGGATTGGCCAGCGGAGCGACTGAAGGCGTGTCATCTGTTTCGGCTCCGGCTTCGCTTTCCTCGGCCTCGCCGCCCAGTTCGAGCACCGGCCGCTTGGGCGGGCGCGCGCTCGCAAGCGAAACCGGCGTCGAACGCTCGATCGCGCCCGATGCGCCTTGCTCGATCCCGGTGGCGACCACCGAGACGCGGATCTTGCCGTCGAGATCGGGGTTGAAGGCGCTGCCCCAGATGATGTTGGCGTCTTCATCGACCAGCTCGCGAATGTGATTCGCGGCTTCGTCGACTTCGAGCAGCTTCATGTCCTCGCCGCCGATGATCGAGATGATGACACCTTTCGCACCCTGCATGCTCACCCCGTCGAGCAGCGGGTTGGCGATCGCCTGTTCGGCAGCGTCGAGCGCGCGGTTCTCGCCCTCGCCTTCGCCGGTGCCCATCATCGCCTTGCCCATTTCGCTCATGACCGAACGGACGTCCGCGAAGTCGAGATTGATCAGGCCCGGCATCACCATCAGGTCGGTGATCGAGCGCACGCCCTGCTGCAGCACTTCGTCGGCGAGCTGGAACGCTTCCTTGAAGGTCGTTTCCGCCTTGGCGACGAGAAACAGGTTCTGGTTGGGAATGACGATCAGCGTGTCGACGTGATCCTGCAGCTCGTCGATCCCGGCCTCGGCCGCGCGCATCCGGCGGGTGCCTTCGAACAGGAAAGGCTTGGTCACGACGCCGACCGTGAGCACGCCCTTGCGGCGTGCCGCCTCGGCGATCACGGGCGCAGCGCCGGTGCCGGTGCCGCCGCCCATCCCGGCGGCGATGAACACCATGTTCACGCCCTCGAGCGCTTCCTCGATCTCAGCCACGGTCTCTTCCGCCGCCGCCTTGCCGACTTCGGGCCTCGCGCCTGCGCCGAGACCACCGGTGATGTCCGGGCCAAGCTGGATGCGCCGTTCGGCCGGGCTGGTGCTGAGCGCCTGCGCGTCGGTGTTGGCGACGATGAAGTCGACGCCTTCGATTTCGGCATCGATCATGTTGGCGATCGCGTTGCCGCCCGCGCCACCGATCCCGATGACCGTGATGCGGGGCCGAACCTCGTCAGTGGCTGCCGGTCCGATATTGATGCTCATCAATCTGTCCTCCGGGTCTGCGGCGCGCCCCGTTTTGTCTACCGCCAGACCTTACATTTCCTCGATTTGCTTGTGACACATACGCTTCGTGCCCGTTATACCGCAGTTTTCATTATCCACAGCGGCCTGTTAACTCGCTTCCGTTTCGTATTGCCCGGTCCAATTCAGAAATACTGCCTCAATGCGCGCCACAACCCGCCGATCGCCAGCGGCGCGGCGATCGTCCCGCGCTGCCTGCGGGGCTGCGCGTAGCCGCGCCCGACCGATCGAATATCGACCGGATCGTCGGCCGCGTAAAGGCACAGGCCCGCCAGCGTCGCAAAGCCTGGCGTCGAATGCGCCTCGGGCAGCCCCCTGAGCGAGGGCGCGCGGCCGATCCGCACCGGCATGCCGAGCGCGCTCTGGGTGAACTCGGCCAGCCCCGCAAGCTCGGCTCCGCCCCCGGTCAGCACCACCTGGCCCGCGCTCGTTCCGGAAAAACCCATCTCCTTCAGCGCCTTGCCGATCTCGCGAGTCACGTTCGAAAGCTGCTGCGTCACCACCGAA
The Erythrobacter sp. JK5 DNA segment above includes these coding regions:
- the ftsZ gene encoding cell division protein FtsZ; the encoded protein is MSINIGPAATDEVRPRITVIGIGGAGGNAIANMIDAEIEGVDFIVANTDAQALSTSPAERRIQLGPDITGGLGAGARPEVGKAAAEETVAEIEEALEGVNMVFIAAGMGGGTGTGAAPVIAEAARRKGVLTVGVVTKPFLFEGTRRMRAAEAGIDELQDHVDTLIVIPNQNLFLVAKAETTFKEAFQLADEVLQQGVRSITDLMVMPGLINLDFADVRSVMSEMGKAMMGTGEGEGENRALDAAEQAIANPLLDGVSMQGAKGVIISIIGGEDMKLLEVDEAANHIRELVDEDANIIWGSAFNPDLDGKIRVSVVATGIEQGASGAIERSTPVSLASARPPKRPVLELGGEAEESEAGAETDDTPSVAPLANPVAETPDPMPEPANEAEPFDLSGMQAGDDMGEEDDDVDGIVDPLAGLRGADEDDLEDTDETLPEPAGDSRFGDPTDDGFGADEDTLELGGDYAEFEDAEADEPEMQGDADDDLLADADRLAADDKPVEPRGEAPRKRPVLGGDDAGSAPGSGSAGGSNPGTTLFERMANLSRGSSSDEDEDDDDGDDDAPALSIPRFLGRQNNQ